The Paenibacillus mucilaginosus 3016 genome includes the window GCGGAGGCCACGGCGGACATGATAGCACTGACAAGCCGGACGGAGATTCGTCTGGTGCCCGGCGAGAACGGGCAAACGGTTTATGTGGACGGGCTTGACGTCACCGGCATGATTCGATCGGCCGAAGTGACGGGGAACGTCTCACGAATCGCATCCGTCGCGGAGATCCGTTCCATTCTGACCGCGAAGCAGAAGGAGATGGCCGCCGGCAAGGGTGTGGTCATGGACGGCCGGGATATCGGCAGCCATGTGCTCCCGGACGCGGAGGTCAAGATCTTCCTGACCGCCTCGGTTAGAATCCGCGCAGAGCGGAGGTTCAAGGAGATCTGCGATACCCAGACGGAGATGACGCTCGAACAGCTCGAGCTGGACATCGCCCGCCGGGACCGGATGGACGAACAGCGGGAAGCCTCGCCACTCGTCAAAGCGGCGGACGCCGTTTTGATGGACACAACCGATATGACGATCCCCGAAGTGGTGGAGCGGATATTGGAGCTTTGCCAGTCCAGAGTCGGTGGAGGGAAATAAATCATGCTGTATCGGTTTTTTCGGAGTCTCTTTCGGGTAATATTCCGTATCCTCTTCCGGCTTCGCGCCGAAGGGATGGAGAACATTCCCCGTACGGGACCGGTCATCTTGTGCGCGAACCATACGAGCAACGGGGATCCTCCGCTGCTTGGATGTCTGATGGAGCGCAAGGTGCACTATATGGCGAAGGCAGAGCTTTTTGAAATGCCTGTACTCAGCTACATTCTTCCCCGAATCGCGGCTTTTCCCGTCAAGCGCGGCGGTGTAAGCAAAGAATCGATCCGGTTGTCCCTGGATCTGCTCAAGGAAGGCAGCGTGCTCGGGATCTTTCCTGAAGGAACCCGCAGCAATGCTGGCGGCATGGGCAAGAAAGGGGCGGCAAGCCTCGCCATAAAGTCGGGAGCTACGGTGATCCCTGCGGCGATCGTCGGCGGCTACAAGCTGTTCCGGCCGATGAAAGTGGTCTACGGGCCGCCGGTGGATCTCAGCGAATTCGCGGGTAGCGGCTCCGAAGGCTTGGAGCAAGCGACGGAGAAGATCATGAATACCATCCGCGCGATGGTGAAACAGCACGAATCGAAAAGATAAACCGTGGAATACTTAGGAAAAAGATGAAAGCTAGCTTTTATCCAAATACATTGTCGTCAGGTTGCTAAGGAGGGTATTGAACATGTCAGAAGAAATTAAAGACCAGGAAGTTCAAGAAGTGCAGGGTGCCGAGGTATCCCAGGAAGAGTCCATGGCGGACGTAACCTTCATCAAGAAGGGCGACATCGTCAAAGGGAAAGTCATCAAGGTGGATGCGGACCAGGCGTTTGTTGACGTAGGTTACAAATATGACGGCGTTGTTCCTGTGAAGGAGCTTTCCTCCGTGCAAGTGGACGATGCTTCCCAGAACGTGGAGATCGGCCAAGAAATCGAGCTCAAGGTCCTCACGATCGACGATCACAGAGAGAAGCTCGTTCTCTCCAAGCGTGCCGTTGACGGCGAGAAGTCTTGGGACAAGCTCGCTGCCGACATGGAGAACAAAACGATCCTCGAAGCGAAGGTTGCCGAAGTGGTTAAGGGCGGTCTCGTTGTTGACGTAGGCCTGCGCGGTTTCGTTCCGGCTTCGATGGTTGAGCGTACATTCGTTGAAGATTTCAGCGATTACAAAGGCCGCACACTTCGTCTTCGCGTGAAAGAAATGGACCGCGAAAAGAACAAGGTCATCCTTTCCCAGAAGGATGTTCTCGACGAGGAGTTCGAAGGCAAGAAGAAGGAAGTACTCGCGAAGCTGTCCGTCGGCCAGGTGCTCGATGGTACGGTTCAGCGTCTGACCCAGTTCGGCGCATTCGTGGATATCGGCGGCGTGGACGGCCTCGTGCACATCTCCGAGATGGCATGGCACCATGTTGAGAAGCCGTCCGAAGTCGTGAAAGAAGGCGACAAGGTACAGGTGCAGGTGCTGAAGGTAGATCCGGAGAACGAGCGCATCTCCCTGTCCATCAAGGCTACCCAGCCGGGTCCTTGGCAGCAGGTGGCGGGCCGCATCAACACCGGTGACATCGTAACCGGTACAGTGAAGCGTCTTGTGCAGTTCGGTGCCTTCATCGAAGTGGCTCCTGGCGTAGAAGGTCTGGTACATATCTCCCAGATCGCTCACCGTCACGTAGCAACTCCGCAGGAAGTGCTCAAAGAAGGGGAAGAAGTCAAGGTGAAAGTGCTTGACATGAACCCGGACGAGAAGCGTATCTCCCTCTCCATTAAGGAAACGGAAGAAGCTCCAGCCCGCGAACCAAGACAAGAGCGCGAGCGCGGTGACCGTGAGAGAGCTCCAAGAAGAGAGAGAGAATCCGTCTCCCACGAAGAGCTGTCTTCCCTGAACCTGACCCTCGGCGAGCGCTTCGGCGACAAGCTGAGCAAGTTCAAGTAAGATGGCCGCCCGGCTTAGGCCGGCTGTCCAAGTATAACGAAAAGAGGAACCCAGGGTGCGCATACCAAGGAAAATGGAGCATGTCCATCATGCTCTGCAGCAGGGCATCAGCGGAGCGCAGGGCTTCCGCGATATCCGGCTGCTCCCCAATTGTCTTCCCGGGATCTCCTCCGATCGCATATCGTTAGTTACCGGAATCGGCGAACTCACTTTGAGCTCGCCGATTCTTATTAATGCGATGACCGGAGGAGCCCGCGAGACGGAGGAAATTAACCGGGAGCTGGCGGCAGCGGCCCGTGAGACGGGGCTGGCCATGGCGGTCGGTTCACAGATGTCCGCCTTGAAGAATCCCGAAGTGGCTTCATCTTACCGCATTGTGCGGCAGGTGAATCCAGAAGGGATCATCTTCGGCAACCTGGGCAGCGAAGCGACACTGGACCAGGCGAAGCGTGCTGTGGAGATGCTGCGGGCAGATGCGCTGCAGATTCACCTGAATGTCATGCAGGAGCTCATCATGCCGGAGGGGGACCGTGATTTTACCGGCATGCTCGAGCGGATACATACGATTGTGGAAGGCGTCGGCGTCCCCGTCATCGTCAAGGAAGTAGGCTTCGGCATGGTGCGGGAGAGTGCGGAGCGGCTTCTGCAGACCGGTGCTGCGGCAATCGATGTCGGCGGAGCAGGCGGCACGAACTTCGCAGCGATCGAGAACGCCAGGAGAGCGAGGCCGATGGAGTGGCTGAACGACTGGGGCTGTCCTACCGCCATCGCCCTGCTTGAGGTGTTGGAAGCGCGGCCAGGTACGGAGGGACGGAGTACGCCGGTTATCGCGACAGGCGGCATCACCGGTGCGCTCGATGCGGCCAAAGCGCTGGTCCTTGGCGCGTCGGCTGTCGGTATGGCCGGGGCGATGCTGCGGGTACAGCGCGAAGAAGGAACGGAGGCGCTGATCGGCTTCATCGAATCGCTCCATGCGGAACTGCGGCTGGTGATGACGGCCTTGGGCGCATCCACCGTCGAAGAGCTTCACCTCATGCCGGCCGTTATTACCGGCGATACGGCGCAGTGGTGCAGCGCAAGAAGCATCGATATCCGCAAATTTGCGGGGCGCAGCGGCTTTGCCGCACGGTGACTAAAACTAAATATGGAAAGCCATACTACGGAAGTGAGATCACGGCTGCCTATCCTGAATACGGATAGGGAGTCGAAGCTTGTTTCTGCGGGTGAGAGCGAATGAATCCAGGGTATTTGTCCTTATTGCTGATCGTCGTATCGCTGATTCTGATCGCCAGCGGCTGGAAGGATGTTCTAATAAGAGGTATTACTCGTATGAGTCTACTCTTTTTTTTATGGGCTGGCTGATCGGTACGGCCTGGTCCTTCCCGGCCGGAGAACAGGCGGTGAACGGCGTAATGCTGGTGCTGACCGCCCTGGCTGCTGCTGTGCTTGTACGTTCCCCCGGCGTTCTGCTGCGGCTGCATCTGCTGTCTGTGGGGATGCTGCTGGCGTCCGTGCATTTTTTTCTCCGGGAAACGCTGCCCCTGGCTCCGATGCTGGTGGTGGTGACCCCCGAGTGCACGTCGGCGCTCCTGGTCGGGCTGATCGGCGCCGTGCTGCTCCGCTCGCCCGCCGCACAGATCGGCTCGGTGACTCTCGGTCTGCTGATGGGGGAGGCGATGAGCTTCTACGCCCACAAGGAAGCATGGGCGGGAGTGATCGGCGGGCCCGCCTTTCAGGACGGGTGGTGGCTGACGGTGTATGCGGTGAGGGGATGCTCCATGGTGGTGGTCACCCTCCACCGCTCGGTGCGTTCGGCCCTCCGGTTCCTCTGGAGCAGTCTCCGGGGGGACAAGGAGTAAGGCCCAAGAACAGAGGAGGTTCGTCATGTGGCTGTGGATCGTAGAGCAGAAGTATAATGTTGGCATCATCCTCGGGATCCTGTTCGGCGTTGCGTCCCGCATTGCGATGCTTCGCACCGATTACCGGCAGTATCCGACCTACCCCCACGGCAAGATTATACACCTGTCGCTCGGTGTGATCGCGGCCGGTCTCGGCTCTGTGGCGGTACCCGCGCTGCTCGACAAGAATTACACGGCGATGACCTTCCTCGCCATGGCGGCCCAGCAGTTCCGCGACGTACGCAACATGGAGCGCCAGACGCTGAGCAAGATCGACTCTCTGGAGCTGGTTCCGCGGGGGGCCACTTATATCGAAGGCATCGCCATGGTGTTCGAAGGGCGCAACTACCTGGTGATCTTCACTTCCTTCGTCACCGCCTTCTTCGCGATTCTGTTCGCCTGGTACTGGGGGATTGCGGCGGGACTGATCGCCATGCTGATCACCTTCTATTTCAAGTCGGGCAAAAGCATTTCCCACATTGCCGACATTCGGGTGGCGCAGGTGAGGCTGGACGGACCGAATCTCTTCGTGGATGATATCTATATCATGAATGTGGGCCTGAGCGATACGCAGCGGGTGATCCGGGAACAGGCGATCGGGCTGATCCTGACCCCTAAGAATCCGAACGGACGAATCACGCTGGCGAACCTCGGTCAGCGGCAGGCTCTGCTTCATGATGTGTCGACGATCATGGGGGTGTTCCGGGACGACGGCGAGCCTTCGCTTGTTCCGCAGGCCAAGCTGGATATGAAGGACGGCCGGCTGGCGGTGCTGCTGCTCCCGCAGGAGAAGGACGCCGAGAAGGCCCGCGCGGTAGCTCTGCGATCCCCGATTCTCGAGAGCGCGGTGCGCATGCCGACGGAAGCGGAAGTGCCGGCCGGCGGAAAGGCGGGTGCATAGCATGGGCAAGATTCTTGCGGTGATTACGATGGATAAGAGCAAGGTGGCCGGCGGGGCGCCGATCTTCGTGACGGCCAGTCCGGAAGAGCAGCAGCAGGTCGCCTTCAAGCTGGAGAAGATCATGGATGCCTCCGCCCATGACCTGCAGAACGGGACGCTGATTATCGTGAAGCACGGGTAAGTGCCTTCCGTCGCAGGGCGGCTCCCGCGCTTCACGGCGCTGCGGATGGGGGAGAAGAAGCGCCTTCTCGTTTACTTGCTCCATAAATTTTGGTATAATGGCGTAGCCTGAGCGGGCCTGGCGAATTGTGGAACCGCCAAAGACCGCCGGAACAGCAGTGCAGAACGTTACCCCTGTGAAGCGGTGACGCAGATCACCCGAGTACCTGGTTCCGTCCGTTTTGCTCCTCATGAGCTCGTCCGCGGATGCGGCAGGTACTTTATTTTTTGCAGGGAAGACTTGTCTCCCGTCTTGGGGGTCGTAAGCAGCAGAGAGAGAAAGGAATGAAGCGCATGGCAAGGCCTGTTATTGCGATTGTCGGCCGCCCGAATGTGGGCAAATCCACGATATTCAACCGGATTATCGGAGATAAGCTGGCGATTGTAGAAGATAAACCCGGAGTGACCCGGGACCGGTTGTACGGACGGGGCGAATGGCTCGACCAGGAGTTCAGCATCATTGATACGGGCGGGATCGAGATCGAAGGGGAGGACCATATTCTCCGCTCGGTGCGCGTGCAGGCGGAGCTGGCCATTGAAGAAGCGGACGTCATCATCTTCATGGTGGATGCCAAAGCCGGCGTAACCCCGGCCGACAGCGAAGTCGCCCAGATTCTGTTCCGTTCGCAGAAGCCCGTCGTCGTGGCCGTCAACAAAGTGGATAACCTGCAGCGGGCGGACGACATCTATGAGTTCTACTCCATGGGCTTCGGCGAGATCGTCGGCATCTCGGGAGCGCACGGCACGGGCATCGGCGACCTGCTGGAAGAAGTCGTGAAGCACTTCCCGGATACAGTCGACGAGGAGTACGGCGAGGATGTCATCCGCGTGGCGCTGATCGGGCGGCCGAACGTAGGCAAATCGTCGCTTGTGAACGCCATTCTCGGCGAAGAGCGCGTCATTGTCAGCGACATGGCCGGAACGACGCGCGACGCCATCGATACGCCGTTCGAGAAGGACGGGCAAAAGTACGTCATCATCGACACCGCGGGGATGCGCAAGCGCGGCAAGGTGTACGAGAACACGGAGAAGTACAGCGTGATGCGCGCCATGAAGGCGATCGAACGCGCGGACGTCGTTCTTGTGGTCATCGACGGGGAAGTCGGCATCATCGAACAGGATAAGCACGTGGCGGGCT containing:
- the cmk gene encoding (d)CMP kinase; the encoded protein is MEKFNIAIDGPAGAGKSTIARLVAGALGFVYVDTGAMYRAVTWKILQENLPAEATADMIALTSRTEIRLVPGENGQTVYVDGLDVTGMIRSAEVTGNVSRIASVAEIRSILTAKQKEMAAGKGVVMDGRDIGSHVLPDAEVKIFLTASVRIRAERRFKEICDTQTEMTLEQLELDIARRDRMDEQREASPLVKAADAVLMDTTDMTIPEVVERILELCQSRVGGGK
- a CDS encoding lysophospholipid acyltransferase family protein, with the protein product MLYRFFRSLFRVIFRILFRLRAEGMENIPRTGPVILCANHTSNGDPPLLGCLMERKVHYMAKAELFEMPVLSYILPRIAAFPVKRGGVSKESIRLSLDLLKEGSVLGIFPEGTRSNAGGMGKKGAASLAIKSGATVIPAAIVGGYKLFRPMKVVYGPPVDLSEFAGSGSEGLEQATEKIMNTIRAMVKQHESKR
- the rpsA gene encoding 30S ribosomal protein S1; its protein translation is MSEEIKDQEVQEVQGAEVSQEESMADVTFIKKGDIVKGKVIKVDADQAFVDVGYKYDGVVPVKELSSVQVDDASQNVEIGQEIELKVLTIDDHREKLVLSKRAVDGEKSWDKLAADMENKTILEAKVAEVVKGGLVVDVGLRGFVPASMVERTFVEDFSDYKGRTLRLRVKEMDREKNKVILSQKDVLDEEFEGKKKEVLAKLSVGQVLDGTVQRLTQFGAFVDIGGVDGLVHISEMAWHHVEKPSEVVKEGDKVQVQVLKVDPENERISLSIKATQPGPWQQVAGRINTGDIVTGTVKRLVQFGAFIEVAPGVEGLVHISQIAHRHVATPQEVLKEGEEVKVKVLDMNPDEKRISLSIKETEEAPAREPRQERERGDRERAPRRERESVSHEELSSLNLTLGERFGDKLSKFK
- the fni gene encoding type 2 isopentenyl-diphosphate Delta-isomerase — its product is MRIPRKMEHVHHALQQGISGAQGFRDIRLLPNCLPGISSDRISLVTGIGELTLSSPILINAMTGGARETEEINRELAAAARETGLAMAVGSQMSALKNPEVASSYRIVRQVNPEGIIFGNLGSEATLDQAKRAVEMLRADALQIHLNVMQELIMPEGDRDFTGMLERIHTIVEGVGVPVIVKEVGFGMVRESAERLLQTGAAAIDVGGAGGTNFAAIENARRARPMEWLNDWGCPTAIALLEVLEARPGTEGRSTPVIATGGITGALDAAKALVLGASAVGMAGAMLRVQREEGTEALIGFIESLHAELRLVMTALGASTVEELHLMPAVITGDTAQWCSARSIDIRKFAGRSGFAAR
- a CDS encoding YphA family membrane protein; amino-acid sequence: MGWLIGTAWSFPAGEQAVNGVMLVLTALAAAVLVRSPGVLLRLHLLSVGMLLASVHFFLRETLPLAPMLVVVTPECTSALLVGLIGAVLLRSPAAQIGSVTLGLLMGEAMSFYAHKEAWAGVIGGPAFQDGWWLTVYAVRGCSMVVVTLHRSVRSALRFLWSSLRGDKE
- a CDS encoding YIEGIA family protein; the encoded protein is MWLWIVEQKYNVGIILGILFGVASRIAMLRTDYRQYPTYPHGKIIHLSLGVIAAGLGSVAVPALLDKNYTAMTFLAMAAQQFRDVRNMERQTLSKIDSLELVPRGATYIEGIAMVFEGRNYLVIFTSFVTAFFAILFAWYWGIAAGLIAMLITFYFKSGKSISHIADIRVAQVRLDGPNLFVDDIYIMNVGLSDTQRVIREQAIGLILTPKNPNGRITLANLGQRQALLHDVSTIMGVFRDDGEPSLVPQAKLDMKDGRLAVLLLPQEKDAEKARAVALRSPILESAVRMPTEAEVPAGGKAGA
- a CDS encoding capping complex subunit for YIEGIA; translated protein: MGKILAVITMDKSKVAGGAPIFVTASPEEQQQVAFKLEKIMDASAHDLQNGTLIIVKHG
- the der gene encoding ribosome biogenesis GTPase Der — encoded protein: MARPVIAIVGRPNVGKSTIFNRIIGDKLAIVEDKPGVTRDRLYGRGEWLDQEFSIIDTGGIEIEGEDHILRSVRVQAELAIEEADVIIFMVDAKAGVTPADSEVAQILFRSQKPVVVAVNKVDNLQRADDIYEFYSMGFGEIVGISGAHGTGIGDLLEEVVKHFPDTVDEEYGEDVIRVALIGRPNVGKSSLVNAILGEERVIVSDMAGTTRDAIDTPFEKDGQKYVIIDTAGMRKRGKVYENTEKYSVMRAMKAIERADVVLVVIDGEVGIIEQDKHVAGYAHEAGKAAVFVVNKWDVVEKDEKTMHQFEQKIRDHFLFMTYAPVVFLSAKTKQRLHKLLPVVNTVSEAHAMRIPTHVLNDVVSDAVAINPPPTDKGRRMRINYATQVAVKPPTIIFFVNDPELMHFSYQRYLDNKIRAAFGFEGTPLRLFTRRKSEEE